DNA sequence from the Halobacterium sp. DL1 genome:
ACCGCCCAGAAGTCGTGCATCAGCACGGCCGAGGCGAGCAGGAATCCCGCGACGGCAAGCGCACCGACGACTGGGAACGCGCCGAGGACGACGGCGAACCCACCGAGTACGAGCACGGCACCGGACGCGAGCACGGAGAATTTCGGCGCCGGCAGTCCCTTGTGCTGGGCGTAGCCGGTCAGCTGGTCGATTTGCATGAAGTGGTTCAATCCCATGAACGCGACGACGCCGCCGAACAGCACGCGCGCGACGAGCAGGCCGACGCCTTCGAGGCCGGTCGCGACCATCAGGCGCTCACCCCTGTGGGCTGCGCTGGCTGACCGTTCGACTGTGCGCCGGATCGGACTGTGGTTTGCATAGTGGGTTTCACGACGTAAGGTAGTTCGGTAGGGAACCTACTTGTACGCTTGGCGGCACCGCCGCCACCGGGTGACACGCGTGTCCCCCCCGCCCGTTGGGGCACATCCAGCCTGTCGAGGCGCTACGCGTCGTCCGCGAGGACCCGTTCGAGCAGCCCCCCAGCGACCGCGAACTCGTCGTCGGTGACGGCGTGGCCGACCCCCTCGTAGATGCGCTCGGTGACGTCGGCGTCGATGGCCCGGAACGCGGCAGCCGTCTCGCGAACGCGCTCGACCGGCACGTGCTCGTCGCTGTCGCCGCAGCCGAGGAAGACTGGCGTGCCGGCGAGGCTGCCGTCGTCGTCCGCTGAGGCGACCGACGAACCCAGCAGGCCCCCGCTCAGCGCGACGACCCCACCGTAGCGCCGCGGGTTCCGCACCGCGTACTCGCTGGCGAGGCAGGCGCCCTGCGAGAACCCGAACAGCACCACTCGCTCGGTCGGCACGCCCCACGTCGCGACGTCGTCGAACACCCTGTCAACTGCCGCGAGCGCCGACGAGACGTGGGGCTCGTTGCGCGACAGCGGGCCGAACGCGTCGTGGGGGAACCACCGACTACGCTCTGCCTCCGGCGCGACGAACGTCACGCCGTGGCGGTAGAGCGGCTCCGCGAGATTGACGATTCCCTGCGCCGTCGCGCCACGCCCGTGGAGAGCCACGACGACGGCCTCCGCGACCGATGCCGGCGCGCCCGCCGTGACGACCGGCTGGTCGGCATGGGGGTCCGGGGTTCCGCTTCGCTCGTCCGACTCCTCAGCCACTGGCGCCCTCCTCCGGCCGTTCGAGGGGCGGCAACTGGCTCTCGATCAGCTCGCGGTCCTCCGCGAACCGGTCGGGGAGCGCGAGTGACTCGCCCAGTTCGCTGACGTCCTCGTCGACAGTCAGTCCGGGCGATTCGGTCGCGAGTTCGAAGAGGATGCCGCCGTCCTCCCGGACGTACAGGGAGTGGAAGAAGTAGCGGTCGCGGACGCGCGAGACGTCGTCCCCTCGCTCCCGGAAGAGGGCGTGCCACTCGTACAGTTCCTCGACGCTCGCGACGCGCACAGCGACGTGCTGGATGGAGCCCGTGCCCTCGCGGCCGAACCCCGCCGGTTCGTCGAGGACGTCCACCACGGTCGCGTGGTCGCCGCCCGCCTCGTAGCGGATGCGGGTCCCGCTGTCGGTCGCTTCCTCGCCGACGAGGTCGAACCCCAGCGTCTCCAGGAGCGCGCCTGTGGTGTACGGGTTCGTCGGGAGCGCGGTGACGCTGTGGACGCAGCGTATCGCGTACGCCGCCGGGACGTCGCTCTGGTGCCACGGTTCGACTGGGGCGTCACCCTCGACGAGTTCAACGTTCGTGCCGTCCGGGTCCTGGAAGCGGAGCAGTCGGTCTCCGAACCGCCGACTTGGTCCCTCGACGTCCACGCCGTTCGCTTCGAGGCGGTCCCGCCAGAACGACAGCGACCCCTCCGGGACGACGAACGCCACGGCGGCAATCTGGGGTTTGCCGACGCGGCCCGGCACCTCGTTCGGATACGGGAAGCAGGTCAGCACGGTCCCCGGGTCGGCTGTGCCGTTGCCGTAGAACAGGTGGTGGCGGAGCATGTCCTCCTGGTTGACCGTGCGCTTGACCAGGCGGAGGCCGAGCACGCCCACGTAGAAGTCGACGTTCCGCTGGGCCTGCTCGACGAGACCGGTGACGTGGTGGATGCCGGGCGTGTCGGTGAGCATCGAGTCGGTGGAGGTCGGTGGCCTCAGTAGCCGACGCCGGTCGAGGCGTCCGGGAGGTCGTTCGGCTCGGCGTCGAGGCCGAGTTCCTCGAGCGCCGCCTTCATGTGCTCGTCCTCGGCGAAGTCGGAGCCGTCCTCCTCGCGGATGCGCTGGGCAGTCGCCAGCACTTCGCCCCGCCGGTCGTCGGGGATGTCGTACTTGTCTGCGGAGAGTTCGATGATGAGGCCGTTGTTGTCCTGGGTGTACAGCGAGAAGAAGATGCCCCGGTCGAAGACGTTGTAGCCGTGGCCGGCGTCGTCGAGGGCCGCCATGACGTCCTCGAAGTCCTCTGCCGCGATGGAGAAGGAGAGGTGGTGGACGCCGCCGACCTGGGTGCGGAGGCGCCCGCGGTTCGAGTCCCGGTCGTCGCTGACGAAGACGGTGAGGATGCGGCCGTCGCCGGTGTCGAAGAACAGGTGGGTCTGGGAGGGGTCGTCGAGGTTCGGCTGGCGGAGCACGAGGGGCATCCCCAGCAGGTCGCGGTAGAACGCGATGGTCTCCTCGGCGTTGCTCCCCCAGACGGTGATGTGGTCGGTGCCGGTCGTCCGGAACGGGCTGTCTGGCGGGTCTGCGCTGACGGAAATCGAGTCGTCTGCCATACGCGTCGGTACGCCACCCGCGCGGATAAGCGCTCGCGGATGGCGGCGTCACCCGGTGGCACGCGCGTAACCGCCCACGACGAGACCGCGTCTCGCGGTGGGCGAGGGTCCAAGCGCCACCGCTTTATCCGGGTGGGGCGTAGCCGGGGGCGTGCAAATCGTCGGGTACGAGACGACGCCGGGCGACGGCCCGGCCGCCCTCCGCGTCGCCGCCGCCGGCCACGTCGAACGCGTCCCCCTCACCGCTGGCACCGAACTCGCCTACACGCTGAGCGAGCGCCACTGTGCGGGCGTGACCAGCGACGGCAGCCACGAGTGCTGCGACGACCCCGACGCCCCGTACTGCTCGGACCACAGCTCGCGGTGGCCCTGTGGCCGCTGCATCGGGAACTGCGCGATGCCCATCGACGCCTGCCACGAGGAACACGCCATTTACCTCGCTGCCTTCGCCCCGGACACGTTCAAGGTCGGCGTGACGCGCTCCTGGCGCCTCGACGAGCGCCTCCGCGAGCAAGGCGCCGACCGCGCCGCCCACGTCAGGACTGTCGAGGACGGTCGCCGGGCGCGACAGGTCGAGTACGGAATCGCCGACGAGATTCCTGACCGCGTGCGCGTCCCGATCAAGGTCGAAGGCCTCGACG
Encoded proteins:
- a CDS encoding lactoylglutathione lyase produces the protein MADDSISVSADPPDSPFRTTGTDHITVWGSNAEETIAFYRDLLGMPLVLRQPNLDDPSQTHLFFDTGDGRILTVFVSDDRDSNRGRLRTQVGGVHHLSFSIAAEDFEDVMAALDDAGHGYNVFDRGIFFSLYTQDNNGLIIELSADKYDIPDDRRGEVLATAQRIREEDGSDFAEDEHMKAALEELGLDAEPNDLPDASTGVGY
- a CDS encoding phospholipase, whose protein sequence is MAEESDERSGTPDPHADQPVVTAGAPASVAEAVVVALHGRGATAQGIVNLAEPLYRHGVTFVAPEAERSRWFPHDAFGPLSRNEPHVSSALAAVDRVFDDVATWGVPTERVVLFGFSQGACLASEYAVRNPRRYGGVVALSGGLLGSSVASADDDGSLAGTPVFLGCGDSDEHVPVERVRETAAAFRAIDADVTERIYEGVGHAVTDDEFAVAGGLLERVLADDA
- a CDS encoding diguanylate cyclase, whose amino-acid sequence is MLTDTPGIHHVTGLVEQAQRNVDFYVGVLGLRLVKRTVNQEDMLRHHLFYGNGTADPGTVLTCFPYPNEVPGRVGKPQIAAVAFVVPEGSLSFWRDRLEANGVDVEGPSRRFGDRLLRFQDPDGTNVELVEGDAPVEPWHQSDVPAAYAIRCVHSVTALPTNPYTTGALLETLGFDLVGEEATDSGTRIRYEAGGDHATVVDVLDEPAGFGREGTGSIQHVAVRVASVEELYEWHALFRERGDDVSRVRDRYFFHSLYVREDGGILFELATESPGLTVDEDVSELGESLALPDRFAEDRELIESQLPPLERPEEGASG
- a CDS encoding quinol oxidase is translated as MVATGLEGVGLLVARVLFGGVVAFMGLNHFMQIDQLTGYAQHKGLPAPKFSVLASGAVLVLGGFAVVLGAFPVVGALAVAGFLLASAVLMHDFWAVPEDQQQDEMTQFLKNVALAGGAVGFAAIATSEWAYSLGVTLA